Proteins encoded in a region of the Ciona intestinalis chromosome 6, KH, whole genome shotgun sequence genome:
- the LOC100181543 gene encoding uncharacterized protein LOC100181543 gives MVVSHHQVRTSTWRPVPAPTGKKDSNLLFVRNPPMAPPKPNGKFYVYTYEQPTNGHTPLMYSQAKKLPPHTQFVVRQSQSTNGPSYNFPCANEIVETNGRQTPEVRLKERYKKNEKGYKVIADVSPKLRSSSKGGKMFIRQKKRMDQFTSAESKGKRSEDPEDDEPVGVEERATPWNLACESGQSVRYIPAHVYHNQMTKEVTEKGSVLPPVSNPNFIERAEVEDFPEVVHQGPPRRWNIYDAQMTPSRCGSAPPVFYDYEDEYDTDYNSFAKPIKSGYKFGNKLGNRFGVPTSTITFNARRHGEAPHWRQGMFKNRSVFVTQPHAHLDFNAKPVGWSRSFAENY, from the exons ATGGTTGTTAGTCACCATCAAGTTAGAACTAGTACATGGCGACCTGTACCAGCACCGACTGGGAAGAAAGACAGCAATTTGTTATTCGTACGGAATCCGCCTATGGCGCCTCCAAAACCAAACGGAAAGTTTTATGTGTACACGTACGAGCAGCCTACCAACGGCCATACCCCCCTGATGTATTCGCAAGCTAAAAAATTGCCACCACATACTCAATTCGTAGTAAGGCAGTCACAAAGTACCAACGGACCGAGCTATAATTTTCCTTGTGCGAATGAAATTGTTGAAACGAACGGCAGACAAACACCTGAAGTAAGGTTGAAGGAACGCTACAAGAAAAACGAAAAAGGATACAAAGTTATTGCCGACGTG TCGCCAAAACTTCGTAGTTCCTCAAAAGGCGGGAAAATGTTCATCAGACAGAAGAAGAGAATGGACCAGTTCACTAGTGCAGAGAGTAAAGGAAAGAGATCGGAAGATCCAGAAGACGACGAACCAGTGGGCGTGGAAGAGCGAGCTACTCCTTGGAATTTAGCTTGCGAATCGGGGCAAAGTGTTAGGTATATCCCAGCGCATGTATACCACAACCAAATGACAAAAGAAGTCACGGAAAAAGGTTCAGTATTGCCTCCTGTCTCGAATCCCAACTTCATAGAAAGAGCTGAAGTAGAAGATTTTCCGGAGGTTGTACATCAAGGTCCTCCTAGAAGATGGAATATCTATGATGCTCAGATGACTCCATCTCGATGCGGGTCTGCGCCTCCGGTGTTTTATGATTACGAAGATGAATACGATACCGATTACAATAGTTTTGCCAAGCCTATCAAGTCGGGATATAAATTCGGAAACAAATTGGGAAATAGGTTCGGAGTTCCAACTTCGACTATTACATTCAACGCAAGAAGACATGGAGAAGCACCTCACTGGAGGCAAGGGATGTTCAAGAATAGATCTGTCTTTGTAACACAGCCGCACGCTCATTTGGATTTTAACGCAAAGCCAGTAGGCTGGAGTCGTTCTTTTGCTGAAAACTACTGA